The following nucleotide sequence is from Candidatus Woesearchaeota archaeon.
CTAGTTTTGATGCAGCTTTTTTTAAAAGCTGCGGGGGACGTGATTTGAACACGCGAACCCACTAAGGGACAGGATCTTAAGTCCTGCTCATTTGACCAGGCTTTGATACCCCCGCGTGATTCAGAGAGGATTGGGGGGAGTTTTTAAATATTGTGGAAAGAATAAACGCAACAATTAAAAAAAAGATTTATCTGGTGGTGAACCTTGCCATGTTGAGAAATGACTTTATTTCTTCATAGAGCTCCTTCAGGTCAGAGGATGCTTTCTCCTCAAAACGCCTTGTGTAGCTTCTGTAGATGAACTTGTCATAAATTGTCCTTAAAAGGAAGTAGAAGGGCGTCTGCTCCCATCTGCTTTCATAATCTGTCTCAAGGTAGGAATCAAAGGTGAAATCAACCCTTCCCTGGTTGAGCCTGAGCTTGTGCTTCTCCTTTTCTATGTCAACATCCTTGACATCCTTCATGGTAAGCTGGATTCTTATCACTATTTTTGCATAATCGCTTACTTTCTTGTAGGGCTGGAGCTCGATATCGATGAATTTGCCTTGGGGATATACGTGCTCCTCGTTTTTTATCTCTCTCCTGTCATACCCCTTTTCCTTGAACCAGCTGTTAATTGTGCTGTAGAGCTCTTTTGCATTGAAGAGCCCGCTGTAGCTCAGGGAAAGGTTCTCAACAACCGGTGCTTTTTCAGACATTTTTTTCCTCACACAAGGTTTCCTGTACCTTCCATGTTCATGAACTTCTTGACTTCCTCTGTCAGCTCAAAAACCTGATAGTATAACGGGTCAACATACTTGAAATCCAGATCCTGCTTTAATATGTTTGTCTCAAAGAATTCCTTTGCCTTTTTCCAGAACGGCTTTTCCCACTGCTTTTCGCCGAAGATGTTTGGATAGTCAGTCACAACCTCGCCGGAGAATGTTATTACAACCCTGAAGTCCTGCATCTTTTTCTTTTCTCCGCCCTTTATCGCTTCCACATCCCTGACGCCGTAGAAGTGGAACTCAATTTTTATCTTGTCCATCACATAGCTCGTGAGCTTTTTCTCTCCGTACCATGAAAGCTCAATCTCCGGCGGCTTGTTCTTGTAGGTTTTTTCATAAAAATCATAGCCCTTTCCAATAAGCCAGCGGGAGATGAACTTGTAAAGCTCAGAAATTTCAAAGATTCCCTTGTACTTTATTACAGTAGGGGGTATTTTTTTATCGACCATTATCCAGTCCTAGGAGAAGTTCATTTATAAAATTTTTCATTTTATCGGAAGGTATGATGAATAAAGAAAAAAAGCCATTAAACGCTTTTCTTGCACTTGCTGCACACAAGCATGTTCTTTACCTGATAAAGCTTCTCTGCGTAGTTACCGCAGATTTCGCACAGCATTGCATCTCCCCTTTCGCGCACAGGCTTATTCTCCTCTTCCCTCAGCTCAAACTTCTCAACAACAAGGTCGAAGAGCTGCGGCTGGATTTTAAGCACATCCTTTATTGTAAGGAGCCCGATAAGGTTTGTTCCGTCTATAACCGGAAGGTGCCTGATATTTGCATCCCTCATCTTAACAAGCGCCTCGTAGATGTCTGCTGCCGGGCTTATTGAAATGAGCTTTTTCGCCATCACATGCTTTACCTGGAGCTTGCTGTAGTCAAGCCCGCGCGCAACAACTTTTCTCACTATGTCCTGCTCGCTAATTATCCCGAGAATCTTTTTTCCTCTTGTTATCAGGAGAGCTCCAACATGGTTCTTTTCCATTGTCTTTGCGCACTCCTTGATAGTTGCTTCAGAGGGCACTGTAATGGGCTCCCTCGTCATTGCATCGCATACCTTGTATCCGGTTTTCATAAATTAACGCTTGCTCTGAATCCTTATAAATATATTGTTATAACAAGATATATTATTTAGGATATAAAGAATTCATCTTTTGAGAGTAAAAAAAATGCTAAAAAAGAAAGAATCCGTTCAGATGTTCATTAAAATCTCAACATCCTTCCCAAATATCTTCTTTATTTCCTCAAATGTCTTTTCCTTGAGGAAAATCTTGGGGATGGATTTAAGCGAAGCAATCTCGGAATCCATCTCTTCAATTGTGCTGTCTGAAACCTCTCCAAAAGAGCCGTCTGGCAAAAGCTTTGCCTTCGAGAATTTCTTCCCTTCCTCTGAGCTTTTTATGATGAATACGCTCTTGTCTGAGACAATCACTTCGCCGTATTTGTCCCCGCTGTATTTCACCTTGATTTTAGCCCTTTCCATCTCCCTTGCATGCTCCCTCTGCATGTATTCAATCATGTATTTTATGAATTCAGAGAACTCTGCCTTTGTCTTTGTTATATCGCTCTTGCTAAGGGTTTTCTCATCATAGCCCTGCTTTGCCTTGATTATTTCCTTCAGGCTTCTAAGGAATTTTGCCGGAATCTTTCCTGAGCATATCAATTTCTTATTGAACGCATCGTAAATATCAGAGTCAGAAACTTCAGAGAGCCCTTCCCCTTTCAGTATGTCCCTTACTGCTGTGATGCTGCTTTCATACAAATGAAGGATCCCCTCCTCTTCCTTTATCTTCTGAATCTGGGTGAAGAGGCGCTGAATCCTCTTGAGGTAGGAATCGGCATCCTTCAGGAGATTGTCAATGTCTTTTCCTGATATTTCCTTTTTCTCACCGTGCTCAACATCCTTCCTGAGCTTGACATTTCTTTCAAGGATGTCAACATACTTGTCTTCCAGGAGCTTCTGCTTTTTCACAAATATCTCCCTCATCATTTCAACTGTTTCCTTCGGGTCTGGGGGTGCAACGCCGTAGAGCATCAATGCTGCCTGCGACGGGGTCAGGATTGCATAATAGATGTCCTCCATCCCAATGTCCTTGAGCTTGAATTCAACCCTTTTCAGCATCTGCTCGCCTGTGTTCATGAACATGTCAATTGCTTCCTGGGACGGCTTGATTCTCCCCATCTGCAGAAGCTGCTTCCATGGCATGAAGATTCCCTTGTCATAAAGGGGCACTCCATCCCTAAGAAGGGTGAATATGATTGGATTCGCCTCCTTGAGGGACTCCCAGAAATCAGTGAGGATGTAAACCTGGATGTTCAGCTTGTTCTTGATTCCGGTTATCTCACCTGCCTCTATTCCCATTGTGATTATAATGGCTCTTAGCTTGTCCTTCAGCTCAGCCCGTGTCATCCTCTTGACATCAGTGTCGTCAATTACAATCCAGACATCAATATCAGATGTCTTTGTAGCCTTGCCCTTGACAAGAGAGCCAGCAAGCACATAGCTGACAATGTATTTCTCAAACTTCTTTATAACCATGGACTTGTGTATTTCGCCAATCTTGATTGCAGAAAGCATCCCTGTGTCATATATTGGTGCAGACATTGCAATCATCTGCAGAAGCTCATACTTCGCGTCATAACAGGACTGCCAGAGCTCAGAGAGTATCAGAACCTTTGGTAAAAGCTTATCATCAATCTCCTTTGCCATTGATTCAATGACAGTTGAAAGCTTTGTGGAAAGCTCATCCTTGCTCATCTTGGTGGAATCTGAATCATCCACAAGCACAAGCACATTTATAGCGCCTTTCTTGTCCTCCTCCTTTTTCTCAGCCCCCTCAGGCTGCTTTTCAGGCGGTAAAAGGGATATTCCAATTACATAATCCTTGAATTTCTCAAGGACTTTTTTCTGGAATTTGTCAAGCTTTTCCTTAAGCTCAGCAAGCTTTTCCTGCGCCTCTTTGGGGAGGTTTGCAAGGTCTGGCGTAATTGCCTCGCTCTTTTCCTTGCTTTCAGCCTGCTTTTCAGAAGAATCATCCTTTGCCTTTTCAGCATCATTTTTCTTTGCCATAAAAACCAGCCTCTTCACTGAATATAAACTATGGGAATGATTAATTAATTTGGCTGTCCATATTTAAATGTTTCCCAGAAGAAAAGAGAATCTTTTCAGGATTGAGAGATGCGATTAATCTTTTAAAAAAATCAATAAAATTTAAATACGGGGAGAATAATAAACTGCATATCTATCATTATTTCAGAAATAGTCAAAAAAGGTGATTAAGAATGGCAGATTCTGGGAATCCAGACTACAGCAAGTTTGATGATGTATCAAAAAAGCTTGAGGACTCAATCAAGCACTCAACAGCGCTTGAATCAGTTCTTTTGAGCGAATACTGGAGCCTTGTAAAGAGTGAAAAACTATCCTACAAGGATCACGAGTTTTCAGACGAGCTTAAAGACAAGCTGGCAGACAGCGTTGCAAAGGCATTGAAAGAACATCTGATAAGCATGAATCCAAAATATGCGGGAATCTCAGATGAGATTTTCCAGGACTCAGTAATGCCTTTCTATTTTGGAGTTGACAAGGAAGAGATAAAAAGGAAATTCAAAGACAAGAAGAGAATAACCCAGCAGGACTTCATGGAATTGGGAAATGACATCATATCCAATATGAACGAAAGGCTTCATAAGAGGGTTATCACTCAGATAACTGATGATGACTTAGAACCCGGGAGAAAATATCTTAAAAGCATTTCAGAGCAGTACAAGCTTCCCTTCAAGGAGGACAGAATAAAAAATGAAAAGCAGCTCCAGCAGGGGCTCTTTAAGATAGCAAACTACAAGTACCAAAGGGGCCTGGAGGAGAAGTATCAATAAGCGATTTTTGAATTATTATTTTAATTATTAATTTTATTCTGATTATTTCTTATTTTTTTATTGCGTTTAATGCCTTTGAGAATGCGCTTAACAAGAATCCTGGGGGAGAGTATATTGTTGTCCCTGATACAGATGCCTTCCTTTTCCTTACTGCATCGCAAAGAGTCATGGATTCAGGAAATTTTGTAAATGCGCGCCCTATCTCAAACCAGAAGTGAGAATCAGAGCCAGCTGTTTTTCCCAGATTATTCCTCTCAGCAGCCCTCTCTGCAAATGCATTTCTTCCTGGCATTATATTCCTGGAATTGAAGCACTCAAGCGCATCAATCTTCCCTCTTATCTCTGACAAATCAGCCCTTAATGATTTGCGGAATACCGTGTAAGGGTGGGCAATTGAGATTAAGGCGCCCTGCTCCCTTGCAGAATCAATGACATCAAGGATTTTTCCCGGCTTTATCTCAGAATTCAGGTAATATGCAAGAACCTCGCCCTTGTCTGTCAGGATTTCCTCGCCTACAATAAATTCAAACCCCCTGTCCCTGAATGCCCTCCCAAAACTTCCACTGAGAAGCTTTTTTGC
It contains:
- a CDS encoding CBS domain-containing protein gives rise to the protein MKTGYKVCDAMTREPITVPSEATIKECAKTMEKNHVGALLITRGKKILGIISEQDIVRKVVARGLDYSKLQVKHVMAKKLISISPAADIYEALVKMRDANIRHLPVIDGTNLIGLLTIKDVLKIQPQLFDLVVEKFELREEENKPVRERGDAMLCEICGNYAEKLYQVKNMLVCSKCKKSV
- a CDS encoding nucleotidyltransferase domain-containing protein; the encoded protein is MAKKNDAEKAKDDSSEKQAESKEKSEAITPDLANLPKEAQEKLAELKEKLDKFQKKVLEKFKDYVIGISLLPPEKQPEGAEKKEEDKKGAINVLVLVDDSDSTKMSKDELSTKLSTVIESMAKEIDDKLLPKVLILSELWQSCYDAKYELLQMIAMSAPIYDTGMLSAIKIGEIHKSMVIKKFEKYIVSYVLAGSLVKGKATKTSDIDVWIVIDDTDVKRMTRAELKDKLRAIIITMGIEAGEITGIKNKLNIQVYILTDFWESLKEANPIIFTLLRDGVPLYDKGIFMPWKQLLQMGRIKPSQEAIDMFMNTGEQMLKRVEFKLKDIGMEDIYYAILTPSQAALMLYGVAPPDPKETVEMMREIFVKKQKLLEDKYVDILERNVKLRKDVEHGEKKEISGKDIDNLLKDADSYLKRIQRLFTQIQKIKEEEGILHLYESSITAVRDILKGEGLSEVSDSDIYDAFNKKLICSGKIPAKFLRSLKEIIKAKQGYDEKTLSKSDITKTKAEFSEFIKYMIEYMQREHAREMERAKIKVKYSGDKYGEVIVSDKSVFIIKSSEEGKKFSKAKLLPDGSFGEVSDSTIEEMDSEIASLKSIPKIFLKEKTFEEIKKIFGKDVEILMNI
- a CDS encoding PHP domain-containing protein — its product is MALEKYKRYDLHSHTKYSECSLTPVRTALKTALRRGLSGFAITDHNTIRGALEAKKLLSGSFGRAFRDRGFEFIVGEEILTDKGEVLAYYLNSEIKPGKILDVIDSAREQGALISIAHPYTVFRKSLRADLSEIRGKIDALECFNSRNIMPGRNAFAERAAERNNLGKTAGSDSHFWFEIGRAFTKFPESMTLCDAVRKRKASVSGTTIYSPPGFLLSAFSKALNAIKK